One Bremerella alba DNA segment encodes these proteins:
- a CDS encoding Fur family transcriptional regulator has product MPRKRKSSFSMEAAKTLLRGVNLRCTAARIAVVQTLADHQTPLSPNEVADELSEFGFDKSTIYRSLTELDESGMVARLDLGDAVRRFELLPSGSEGRSEHPHFMCIDCGKVMCMSGFHIELVSDNPKQKPPGKMDEVLIKGHCDACL; this is encoded by the coding sequence ATGCCACGTAAACGAAAATCTAGTTTCTCGATGGAGGCCGCGAAGACTTTGCTTCGCGGCGTAAACCTCCGGTGTACGGCGGCCCGCATTGCCGTCGTTCAGACGCTGGCCGATCATCAGACTCCGTTGAGCCCTAATGAAGTCGCCGACGAACTCTCGGAGTTCGGTTTTGATAAGTCGACCATTTACCGCTCGCTGACCGAGTTAGACGAGTCTGGTATGGTGGCCCGGCTCGACTTGGGAGATGCGGTGCGACGATTCGAGCTGTTGCCCTCAGGCTCAGAGGGGCGTTCCGAGCATCCTCACTTCATGTGCATCGACTGTGGAAAAGTAATGTGCATGTCCGGTTTTCATATCGAACTGGTTTCAGATAACCCGAAGCAGAAGCCACCCGGGAAAATGGATGAGGTCTTAATCAAAGGGCACTGCGACGCCTGTCTCTAA
- a CDS encoding bacterioferritin, with protein sequence MSREKSIENLQKALSMELTASHQYQLHAAVLEDWGLDLLAKRMREEMQEELGHSDEYLNRILFLKGEPRLTFDKTPVRAETLQAIFKTDMNDEKEAIEFYTKASQQASADSDIGTRQIFEKIVLDEEGHMAWLELQLDLIERMGEAAYIAKHMSSP encoded by the coding sequence ATGTCGAGAGAAAAGTCTATTGAGAATCTGCAGAAGGCCCTGTCGATGGAGCTGACGGCCAGCCATCAGTATCAGCTGCATGCAGCTGTGCTGGAAGATTGGGGACTTGATCTACTGGCCAAACGGATGCGGGAAGAAATGCAGGAAGAGCTGGGGCACTCCGACGAGTACCTCAATCGCATACTCTTCCTCAAAGGCGAACCGCGTTTGACGTTTGACAAAACTCCGGTCCGCGCCGAAACGCTTCAGGCAATCTTCAAAACCGATATGAACGACGAAAAGGAAGCGATCGAGTTCTACACCAAGGCCTCGCAGCAAGCTTCCGCCGATTCCGATATCGGAACGCGTCAAATCTTCGAGAAGATCGTCTTGGACGAAGAAGGGCACATGGCCTGGCTGGAACTCCAGCTCGACCTGATCGAACGCATGGGCGAAGCGGCTTACATCGCCAAGCACATGTCCTCGCCGTAA
- a CDS encoding CPBP family intramembrane glutamic endopeptidase, which translates to MTQLLLGFGLIGYVSLVLLISVSVWVGVLRCLVEKQPILETQPAPVARWGLLDIFGGTLAFILLANLFVSLYLSGEPTSMAELTVQQRIGAMWGQISAQCLVCLGIFILIVLRGGLTLVIGESFAAFRKDVLIGVATFCALCVPIILIQVVIAQFVQYEHELINMLIESPTPGIIIPVLVSAVLVAPITEEFAFRLLLQGWLEDVFTGRLFSVSEILIGRQGRPANVQIGRSSEQRFAAESELESESSQPLETANAEPAYPSRPSLMVFPIFISSIIFALLHFGQGGAPIPLFFLALGLGYVYQKRRTMTPSLVVHMMLNGQSMVLLILQIFFGDSLEAPPV; encoded by the coding sequence GTGACTCAATTGCTCCTCGGTTTCGGTCTGATCGGATATGTGTCGCTGGTGCTGTTGATCAGCGTGAGCGTTTGGGTGGGTGTCCTTCGCTGTCTTGTAGAGAAGCAACCGATCCTGGAAACGCAACCGGCCCCGGTCGCTCGCTGGGGACTGCTCGATATCTTCGGCGGAACTTTGGCGTTCATTCTGTTGGCGAATTTGTTTGTCTCGCTATATCTATCAGGCGAACCAACCAGCATGGCCGAACTGACGGTCCAACAACGCATCGGAGCGATGTGGGGGCAGATCTCGGCGCAGTGTCTGGTATGCCTGGGAATCTTTATCTTGATCGTCTTGCGTGGCGGCCTGACGCTTGTCATCGGCGAGAGTTTCGCCGCGTTCCGCAAAGATGTATTGATTGGCGTTGCCACGTTTTGTGCGCTGTGCGTGCCGATAATCCTTATCCAAGTCGTGATCGCCCAGTTCGTGCAGTACGAGCATGAATTGATCAATATGCTGATCGAGTCCCCCACGCCTGGGATCATCATACCGGTACTCGTTTCCGCCGTGCTGGTGGCCCCCATCACTGAAGAGTTCGCGTTTCGCTTGCTGCTGCAAGGTTGGCTGGAAGACGTCTTCACGGGGCGGCTGTTCTCGGTAAGTGAAATCCTGATTGGCCGCCAGGGACGCCCAGCGAACGTTCAAATCGGTCGTTCGTCTGAGCAGCGTTTCGCTGCTGAAAGCGAACTTGAATCAGAATCATCGCAGCCGCTAGAGACTGCCAATGCAGAGCCAGCCTATCCGTCGCGGCCTTCGTTGATGGTCTTTCCGATCTTTATCAGTTCGATCATCTTCGCGCTGTTGCACTTCGGCCAAGGCGGGGCGCCTATCCCCCTCTTTTTTCTGGCGCTGGGCCTGGGTTATGTCTATCAGAAGCGGCGGACCATGACGCCGAGCCTGGTTGTACACATGATGCTCAATGGACAGTCGATGGTGCTCTTGATCTTGCAAATCTTCTTTGGCGATTCGCTCGAGGCACCGCCGGTTTAA
- a CDS encoding Gfo/Idh/MocA family protein: MTGKLNRRQAIKTLGIASAALALPAVSYSRVLGANDRLRVASVGTGGKGWSDLVGVAASPAVEVTALCNIDSSKNHLGRAAERYAAAKTYSDWRKLLDNSDGVDGVIVSTPDFMHAPVSLAAMQLGKHVFCQKPLTHTVFESRQMKEAAQRNKVVTQMGNQIQSHAAYRTAVALVHAGKIGKVKEVHSWQAGTPSWPRNIDRPTGEDPIPKTVAWDLWQGVAPRRPYKTGLYHPFNWRGWQDYGTGQLGDFGCHILDPVFKSLELTAPLQLTAEAPPLNPETWTESATVRYVFPGTKHTSGDTINVTWYDAAGVRPPAEVTAYLPKSYSLPNAGSVLIGEKGTLVIPHVAMPKLFLTGADAEATIEEVPSVDHYVQWADAARGEAETTSTFDYSGPLTETVLLGTVGIRFPGQMLKWNAEEMKIPNFTEAEPWLTKSYAKGWEPAWV, from the coding sequence ATGACCGGTAAGCTGAATCGTCGTCAAGCTATTAAAACCTTAGGGATCGCCAGTGCCGCGTTGGCCCTGCCAGCGGTTAGTTATTCTCGTGTACTGGGTGCCAACGATCGTCTGCGTGTTGCCAGTGTTGGCACGGGTGGCAAAGGTTGGAGCGACCTTGTTGGTGTCGCTGCAAGCCCTGCCGTCGAGGTCACCGCACTGTGCAATATCGACAGTTCCAAGAATCACCTGGGCCGAGCCGCCGAGAGATATGCCGCCGCCAAGACCTACTCCGATTGGCGAAAACTGCTAGATAACTCAGATGGTGTCGACGGTGTGATCGTTTCTACGCCTGACTTCATGCATGCCCCGGTCTCGCTGGCCGCCATGCAACTAGGCAAGCACGTCTTTTGCCAGAAGCCACTGACGCATACCGTCTTTGAATCTCGGCAGATGAAAGAAGCCGCCCAACGCAATAAAGTCGTCACGCAAATGGGCAACCAGATTCAATCGCACGCCGCCTATCGCACGGCAGTCGCTTTGGTGCATGCCGGCAAAATTGGCAAGGTTAAAGAAGTCCATTCGTGGCAGGCCGGCACCCCTAGCTGGCCCCGCAACATCGATCGTCCGACCGGGGAAGATCCTATCCCCAAGACGGTGGCCTGGGACCTCTGGCAAGGGGTCGCCCCCCGTCGTCCTTACAAGACCGGGCTCTACCATCCGTTCAACTGGCGGGGCTGGCAGGACTATGGCACGGGACAGCTTGGCGACTTTGGTTGTCATATTCTCGACCCGGTCTTCAAATCACTTGAGCTGACAGCGCCCCTGCAATTGACGGCCGAAGCACCACCGCTCAATCCAGAAACCTGGACCGAAAGTGCAACGGTGCGTTATGTATTCCCAGGGACCAAGCACACCTCTGGTGATACGATTAACGTTACCTGGTACGACGCAGCCGGTGTCCGCCCACCTGCGGAAGTCACGGCCTACTTGCCCAAGTCGTATTCGCTTCCGAACGCAGGATCCGTCCTGATTGGCGAGAAGGGAACGCTTGTCATTCCTCACGTTGCCATGCCCAAGCTCTTCTTAACGGGTGCCGATGCAGAAGCAACCATCGAAGAAGTGCCAAGCGTCGACCATTACGTGCAGTGGGCTGATGCCGCGCGTGGCGAAGCCGAAACGACCTCGACATTCGATTACTCAGGCCCTCTGACTGAAACGGTCCTTTTGGGTACCGTCGGCATTCGCTTCCCAGGTCAAATGCTGAAGTGGAATGCTGAAGAGATGAAGATCCCCAATTTCACGGAAGCAGAACCTTGGCTTACCAAGTCGTATGCCAAGGGATGGGAACCGGCCTGGGTTTAA
- a CDS encoding malate dehydrogenase, with protein sequence MKVSIVGVGKVGVTLGYSIVLKGLATDLVLVSRNVDRIRGEALDLQHAAALGPTRVRVHSGDIEATRNSNVVVLALAQSAEQGGHTLDRIASAKPNAQLFQEVVPKIAQLSPDAILLVVTNPVDVLTYATLKLSGFDRHRVLGTGTLIDSARFRTLLSAHYEIHSDDIRAYVLGEHGESQFPVLSAVYAGGWYMGKDPEVKRAFEKTLSVAPEVFLAKGYTNFAVASAAAMVLQAIKENSHHTMPVSTLVDGYYGIEDVCLSLPAVIGKEGIAQVLSIALSEEEQAQLRFSAQHLSSVNQSLAQFWSSSTP encoded by the coding sequence ATGAAGGTTTCCATTGTTGGTGTCGGTAAGGTTGGCGTCACGCTTGGCTACTCGATCGTGCTCAAAGGTTTGGCGACCGATTTGGTTCTCGTGAGCCGAAATGTGGATCGTATCCGAGGTGAAGCCCTCGACCTGCAGCATGCTGCCGCGCTGGGACCGACTCGTGTGAGGGTGCACAGTGGCGATATCGAGGCAACTAGGAATTCGAACGTGGTAGTGCTTGCTCTGGCTCAATCGGCCGAGCAGGGGGGCCATACCCTTGACCGGATCGCTTCGGCCAAACCCAATGCCCAGCTTTTTCAGGAGGTCGTACCGAAGATCGCTCAATTGAGCCCTGACGCCATCTTGCTGGTCGTCACCAATCCGGTCGATGTGCTGACCTATGCGACGCTTAAGCTATCAGGCTTTGATCGCCATCGCGTCTTAGGCACAGGCACGCTAATCGACAGCGCACGCTTCCGCACGCTTCTTTCCGCGCACTACGAAATCCACTCGGACGATATCCGTGCTTATGTCTTAGGTGAGCATGGCGAATCGCAATTCCCGGTGCTAAGTGCCGTCTACGCAGGCGGGTGGTATATGGGCAAAGACCCCGAGGTCAAACGGGCGTTTGAAAAAACGCTGAGCGTTGCTCCCGAGGTCTTTTTGGCCAAAGGTTACACCAACTTTGCCGTTGCCAGTGCGGCGGCCATGGTATTGCAGGCCATCAAAGAAAATTCGCATCACACAATGCCGGTCTCGACGCTGGTCGACGGATATTACGGTATTGAAGATGTTTGTCTATCGCTGCCGGCAGTGATCGGGAAGGAAGGGATCGCCCAGGTCTTGAGCATCGCGCTGAGCGAAGAAGAACAGGCACAGCTACGTTTTTCAGCCCAACATCTGTCTTCGGTAAACCAGAGCCTTGCCCAGTTCTGGTCAAGCAGCACTCCTTAA
- a CDS encoding PSD1 and planctomycete cytochrome C domain-containing protein, with protein MRAVPFTCLARLVVLLWFVLGLAQPLLANEQEGESLFVRRIAPLLAEKCLACHGQSLDEIEGGLDMRSLAALHLGGDSGESSIVAGKPEESPLLLAIVRDDVIWSPMPPKEAEKLTDEQIGWVRRWITLGAPWPDKTRTAEINAQYADQWSAEDGITVETVGALSADWANRKYKPEALWAYKQVSKPNVPKVDAEHPIDAFLAAKMPEGLQVAPAVDRGTLIRRATFDLTGLPPNPQEIDAFVNDSSSDEVAFAKVIDRLLASPHYGERMAQHWLDVTRYADTSGFANDYERGNAWRYRDYVVRSFNEDLPYDQFIRQQIAGDELDPENSEAIVATGFLRMGPWELTGMEVEKVARQRFLDDVTNSVGETFLAHSLQCARCHDHKFDPIPTHDYYAVQAVFATTQLAERKAPFLKTENTAGFDEKKYLQARRVEYSQTLKQLDQKQLQAAQDWYVQQEINVTHWNETLDKQKGTKNFGAARQALMRQMVPEDQIPPKHVGFTPEDYGNERVARKGLQRLKWEEDRYEPYALAVYSGKTPTLRSVYAPLRVPAKPMQAGELEQTCILTGGDPFSIGTPVKPGVLSVLDEVEHPPIPTKIEGRRAAFAQWVANQKNPLTARTIVNRIWLWHMGQPIAGNPNNFGSTGKRPTHPQLLDWLAASFVESGWSFKTLHRQIMLSEAYRRSCAHPDFDMLDEKDPLGTSYAAFTPRRLTAAEIRDAMLSATGELNPQLGGIPNRPEINREAAMQPRQVMGTFASAWTPNPLPQQRHRRSLYSLKVRGLPDPFREVFNAPGPDFSCEMRSESTVTPQVFALFNSKATYDRALALAQRVTQEGHTQQAAIDRVFQLTYGRLPTDSERAACTKHWAAMEVIQQQRNLTAVEAPLVVRRDAIEENTGEKFSFDETLHAYQDFVPDLQPQDVDAKTRALADVCLALLNSNEFVYVY; from the coding sequence ATGCGCGCGGTACCCTTCACCTGCTTGGCCCGACTTGTTGTCTTGCTATGGTTCGTTCTTGGGCTCGCTCAGCCGTTGTTGGCAAACGAGCAAGAAGGCGAAAGCCTATTCGTCCGCCGCATAGCCCCCCTGCTTGCCGAGAAGTGCTTGGCATGTCACGGGCAATCCTTAGATGAGATCGAAGGTGGCCTCGATATGCGTTCGCTGGCTGCCTTGCACCTGGGGGGTGATAGCGGCGAGTCGAGCATCGTCGCTGGCAAGCCGGAAGAAAGCCCTTTGCTGCTGGCCATCGTGCGCGATGATGTCATCTGGTCGCCCATGCCACCCAAGGAAGCTGAAAAGCTGACTGACGAGCAGATCGGCTGGGTCCGGCGTTGGATTACACTGGGGGCACCTTGGCCCGATAAAACCAGAACTGCGGAGATCAACGCCCAGTATGCCGATCAATGGTCGGCTGAAGATGGTATTACGGTCGAAACGGTCGGGGCCCTCTCTGCCGATTGGGCTAACCGTAAATACAAGCCAGAAGCACTGTGGGCCTACAAACAGGTCAGCAAGCCAAACGTCCCCAAGGTAGACGCGGAGCATCCGATCGATGCATTTCTCGCGGCGAAAATGCCGGAAGGCCTGCAAGTTGCGCCAGCCGTTGATCGCGGGACACTCATCCGCCGAGCAACGTTCGATCTGACCGGGCTGCCACCCAATCCGCAGGAAATCGACGCGTTCGTCAATGACTCCTCTTCCGATGAAGTTGCGTTTGCTAAGGTGATCGACCGCCTGCTTGCTTCTCCGCACTATGGCGAGCGCATGGCACAGCATTGGCTGGACGTGACCCGCTACGCCGACACGTCGGGCTTTGCCAACGACTACGAACGGGGCAATGCCTGGCGATACCGCGACTATGTCGTGCGAAGCTTCAACGAGGACCTGCCGTACGACCAATTCATCCGTCAGCAGATCGCAGGAGACGAACTCGACCCAGAGAATTCCGAAGCGATCGTGGCGACCGGATTTCTGCGGATGGGGCCGTGGGAACTGACCGGTATGGAAGTCGAAAAGGTCGCTCGGCAACGCTTCCTGGACGATGTGACCAATAGCGTTGGAGAAACGTTTCTGGCACATTCGCTGCAGTGTGCCCGGTGTCACGATCATAAGTTCGACCCCATTCCCACGCACGACTACTACGCGGTTCAAGCCGTCTTCGCCACCACGCAGCTGGCCGAACGGAAAGCCCCCTTTCTGAAAACCGAAAACACTGCTGGTTTCGACGAAAAGAAATACTTGCAAGCGCGTCGCGTTGAATACTCGCAAACGTTGAAACAGCTTGATCAAAAGCAGTTACAAGCGGCTCAAGACTGGTATGTTCAACAAGAGATCAACGTCACGCATTGGAATGAGACTCTCGACAAGCAAAAAGGCACGAAGAATTTCGGGGCGGCGCGCCAGGCACTGATGCGGCAGATGGTGCCGGAGGACCAGATTCCTCCGAAGCATGTCGGCTTCACGCCGGAAGATTACGGCAACGAACGCGTCGCCCGCAAAGGCTTGCAGCGGCTGAAGTGGGAAGAGGACCGCTACGAGCCCTACGCACTAGCCGTCTACAGTGGGAAAACGCCAACGCTGCGTTCGGTGTATGCTCCCTTGCGTGTCCCAGCCAAGCCCATGCAGGCCGGCGAACTTGAGCAAACCTGCATCCTGACCGGCGGCGATCCATTCAGTATCGGCACGCCCGTGAAGCCTGGTGTCTTGAGTGTTCTCGATGAGGTCGAACATCCCCCGATTCCAACGAAAATCGAAGGCCGCCGCGCTGCGTTTGCCCAGTGGGTGGCCAACCAAAAGAACCCCCTCACTGCGCGGACGATCGTCAACCGCATCTGGCTTTGGCACATGGGACAGCCGATTGCCGGCAATCCCAACAACTTTGGCTCGACCGGCAAACGCCCGACCCATCCGCAACTGCTGGACTGGTTGGCCGCCTCTTTCGTCGAGTCTGGCTGGTCGTTCAAAACGCTGCATCGCCAGATCATGCTTAGCGAAGCCTATCGAAGATCGTGCGCGCACCCTGACTTTGACATGCTGGACGAGAAAGATCCGCTCGGCACATCCTACGCCGCATTTACGCCTCGACGGCTAACGGCAGCGGAGATTCGCGATGCCATGCTCTCGGCAACTGGCGAACTAAATCCGCAGCTGGGCGGCATTCCCAACCGGCCTGAAATCAATCGGGAAGCAGCCATGCAACCGCGGCAAGTGATGGGGACGTTCGCTTCGGCATGGACCCCCAATCCGCTACCTCAGCAGCGTCATCGTCGATCCCTCTACAGCTTGAAGGTCCGTGGTTTGCCGGATCCCTTCCGAGAAGTCTTCAACGCCCCAGGGCCGGATTTCTCGTGTGAAATGCGAAGCGAGTCGACCGTCACGCCGCAAGTCTTTGCCCTCTTCAACAGCAAGGCGACCTACGACCGAGCCCTAGCCTTGGCGCAGCGAGTTACTCAAGAAGGTCATACCCAGCAAGCTGCGATCGACCGTGTGTTTCAGCTAACCTATGGCCGCCTGCCGACGGACAGCGAACGCGCAGCCTGTACGAAGCATTGGGCTGCCATGGAAGTGATTCAGCAGCAGCGGAACCTGACCGCAGTTGAAGCCCCATTGGTCGTCCGACGTGATGCGATCGAGGAAAACACCGGCGAAAAGTTCTCGTTCGACGAAACGCTGCATGCCTACCAAGATTTCGTCCCAGATCTTCAGCCGCAAGATGTTGACGCGAAAACACGAGCGTTGGCCGACGTTTGCCTGGCGCTCTTGAATTCCAACGAGTTTGTCTATGTCTACTAA
- a CDS encoding Gfo/Idh/MocA family protein, translated as MAFGFGIIGTGMIADFHAKAIADIPDAKLIGCYNRTTEKAQKFATEQGITAYETLEEMLANPDIHVVTICTASGAHMEPGVAAAKAGKHVIVEKPLDVTLARCDAIIDACRENNVKLATIFPSRFHGPSTEIKKAVDEGRFGKLSLGDAYVKWFRTQEYYDSGAWRGTWQLDGGGALMNQAIHSVDLLCWLMGDVESITANCSLIGHERIEVEDVAVASLKFKNGALGTIEASTAVYPGYLKRIEIHGAQGSAVMEEEDIKSWDFAEPTEEDEAIKKRLAGKTETGGGAADPKAIGHHGHRAQFEDLLAAVKEDREPAINGPEGRRSVEVILAIYQAAATGQRVDFPLEKDPDLSDWSPGK; from the coding sequence ATGGCGTTTGGATTTGGCATTATCGGTACCGGGATGATCGCGGATTTTCACGCCAAGGCAATCGCCGACATCCCCGATGCCAAGCTGATCGGCTGCTACAACCGTACCACTGAAAAGGCCCAGAAGTTTGCCACCGAGCAAGGCATTACCGCCTACGAAACGCTCGAGGAAATGCTGGCCAACCCTGACATTCATGTCGTTACCATCTGTACGGCCAGCGGTGCTCATATGGAACCTGGGGTGGCTGCGGCCAAAGCAGGCAAGCACGTGATCGTCGAGAAACCGCTCGATGTCACATTGGCCCGCTGCGATGCGATCATCGACGCTTGCCGCGAGAACAACGTCAAACTGGCGACCATCTTCCCGAGCCGATTTCATGGACCTTCGACCGAAATCAAAAAGGCGGTCGACGAAGGCCGCTTTGGCAAGCTTTCGTTGGGTGACGCCTACGTGAAGTGGTTCCGCACCCAAGAGTACTACGATAGCGGTGCCTGGCGGGGCACCTGGCAGTTGGACGGCGGCGGCGCGCTAATGAACCAGGCCATTCATAGCGTCGACTTATTGTGTTGGCTGATGGGTGATGTCGAGTCGATCACCGCCAATTGTAGTCTGATCGGGCACGAACGCATCGAAGTCGAAGACGTCGCCGTGGCTTCTCTAAAATTCAAAAATGGCGCGCTCGGGACCATCGAAGCCAGTACGGCTGTGTACCCTGGCTATCTTAAGCGAATCGAGATTCACGGTGCGCAGGGATCGGCCGTAATGGAAGAAGAAGACATCAAGAGCTGGGACTTCGCCGAGCCGACCGAAGAAGACGAAGCCATCAAAAAGCGTCTGGCCGGCAAGACCGAAACCGGAGGTGGTGCCGCCGACCCGAAAGCGATCGGCCATCATGGCCACCGAGCCCAGTTTGAAGATCTGCTGGCGGCCGTGAAAGAAGATCGCGAACCAGCAATCAACGGCCCCGAAGGACGACGTTCGGTCGAAGTGATCCTGGCCATCTATCAAGCGGCGGCTACCGGACAGCGGGTCGATTTTCCATTGGAGAAGGACCCCGACCTGAGTGATTGGTCGCCAGGAAAGTAG
- a CDS encoding DUF1501 domain-containing protein yields MSTNPLPKRREFLYGLGASLGSVALSSLLAAEEDQAAVGLEPRKGHLPAKAKNCIFLTMEGGPSHIDTFDPKPKLDQLHLQEFTRSGEQKSAMESGKRYYVQSPFKFRQVGQAGADMAENWQHLAGVADEICFFRGCQVDSVNHPTAMYQLNCGNRFGGDPGVGAWVTYGLGSENQNLPGFIVLPEVSYPQGGAANWSNGYLPAQFQGTPLRPTGSPILDLFPPNGITAEHQRKNLDLIAQLNQAHQKRHAYHDELGARMESYELAFRMQMQVPGVLDLKQVPQDTLDLYGVGKEPTDSFGRKCLLASKLVQQGVRFVQLYHGSWDSHDYIERAHGNLVQAVDQPIAALIADLKRTGLLDETLIVWCGEFGRTPDNGVRGGTAYGRDHNPHAMTYWLAGGGVNAGHTIGATDETGMEAVENVAHIRDFHVTLLRLLGLDDNKLTYYHAGRFKQLSQFGGKVIPELIA; encoded by the coding sequence ATGTCTACTAATCCGCTGCCCAAGCGACGTGAATTCCTCTACGGCCTGGGGGCCTCTCTAGGGAGCGTTGCGCTAAGCTCGCTCTTGGCGGCCGAAGAAGACCAAGCCGCCGTTGGGCTTGAACCGCGTAAGGGGCACCTACCGGCCAAGGCCAAGAACTGCATCTTCCTCACCATGGAAGGTGGTCCTTCTCACATCGATACGTTCGACCCGAAACCGAAACTCGACCAGTTGCACCTGCAAGAGTTTACCCGCAGCGGCGAGCAGAAGTCGGCAATGGAAAGTGGCAAACGTTATTACGTGCAAAGCCCTTTCAAGTTTCGCCAAGTGGGCCAGGCAGGCGCCGACATGGCCGAGAACTGGCAGCACCTGGCCGGTGTGGCCGATGAAATCTGCTTCTTCCGAGGTTGCCAGGTCGATAGCGTCAATCATCCGACGGCCATGTACCAATTGAACTGCGGCAACCGTTTCGGCGGCGACCCTGGCGTCGGAGCATGGGTCACCTATGGGCTGGGATCTGAAAACCAGAACCTGCCTGGCTTCATCGTGTTGCCAGAGGTCAGCTATCCTCAAGGAGGTGCCGCCAACTGGAGCAACGGCTATCTGCCGGCGCAGTTCCAAGGAACACCACTGCGTCCTACAGGGTCGCCGATCCTCGATCTCTTTCCGCCCAACGGTATCACGGCCGAGCATCAGCGGAAAAACCTGGACCTGATCGCCCAGCTCAATCAAGCTCATCAGAAACGTCATGCGTATCACGACGAATTAGGTGCCCGGATGGAAAGCTACGAGCTGGCCTTCCGCATGCAGATGCAGGTACCCGGCGTGCTCGACCTAAAACAAGTCCCGCAAGATACGCTCGATTTGTATGGCGTGGGCAAAGAGCCGACCGATTCGTTCGGTCGCAAGTGTTTGCTGGCCAGCAAGCTTGTCCAGCAAGGGGTGCGATTTGTTCAGCTTTATCATGGTTCGTGGGACAGTCACGACTATATTGAAAGGGCACACGGAAACCTGGTTCAAGCCGTCGATCAGCCGATCGCCGCGTTGATTGCCGACCTGAAACGAACCGGGCTACTCGACGAAACGCTCATTGTCTGGTGTGGCGAATTTGGCCGCACGCCTGATAACGGCGTCCGCGGCGGGACTGCCTATGGCCGCGACCACAACCCGCACGCGATGACCTATTGGCTGGCCGGGGGTGGTGTGAACGCAGGCCACACGATCGGCGCGACCGACGAAACCGGCATGGAGGCGGTCGAGAACGTCGCCCACATTCGCGACTTCCACGTGACACTGCTTCGCCTATTGGGACTCGACGACAATAAACTTACGTACTACCATGCCGGCCGCTTCAAGCAGCTCAGCCAATTTGGCGGCAAGGTCATTCCCGAACTGATCGCTTAA
- a CDS encoding polyphosphate kinase 2 family protein codes for MDYYDHFRVLPDSKLDLDKFDPTCKDLHDDRAAAEEETLKLRDRIRELQYELYAERKRSVLICLQGRDAAGKDGTIRHVFRAMNPQGCAVFSFKVPSKEEAEHDFLWRHHKVTPGLGHIAVFNRSHYENVLIQRVHNMVPKDVWKKRFEQINDFERMLWNNGTHILKFYLHIDEEEQLERFKKRLDSPKKHWKISDADYSERPYWNEYTKAYEDALTKCSPEHAPWFTIPANRKWFRNYVVAKIMVAALESFDMSFPETSVNLPEIRNLYHEEKRKEDAS; via the coding sequence ATGGACTACTACGACCACTTCCGAGTTTTGCCCGATAGCAAGCTCGATCTTGATAAATTTGATCCGACCTGCAAAGACCTCCACGACGACCGCGCCGCTGCGGAAGAAGAGACATTGAAGCTGCGCGATCGTATTCGTGAGTTGCAATACGAACTGTATGCCGAACGCAAACGATCGGTGCTCATTTGTTTGCAGGGGCGAGACGCCGCCGGCAAAGACGGAACCATTCGGCACGTATTTCGCGCGATGAATCCGCAAGGTTGCGCCGTCTTCAGTTTCAAAGTGCCGAGCAAAGAGGAAGCCGAGCACGATTTTCTCTGGCGGCATCACAAAGTCACGCCGGGGCTTGGGCATATCGCCGTGTTCAATCGATCGCACTACGAGAATGTTCTCATACAGCGCGTGCACAACATGGTTCCCAAGGATGTCTGGAAAAAACGGTTCGAGCAAATCAACGACTTCGAGAGAATGCTGTGGAACAACGGGACGCACATCTTGAAGTTCTATTTGCACATTGACGAAGAGGAACAGTTAGAACGTTTCAAAAAGCGATTGGACTCCCCCAAAAAGCACTGGAAGATCAGCGACGCGGATTACTCGGAACGCCCCTACTGGAACGAATACACCAAAGCGTACGAGGACGCGTTGACCAAGTGCAGCCCCGAGCATGCTCCTTGGTTTACGATCCCCGCCAATCGCAAGTGGTTCCGCAATTATGTGGTCGCCAAGATCATGGTCGCAGCGCTGGAATCGTTTGATATGAGCTTTCCAGAGACCAGCGTCAATCTGCCAGAGATCCGTAATCTGTATCATGAAGAGAAGCGAAAAGAAGATGCTTCGTAG